A window of Phycodurus eques isolate BA_2022a chromosome 5, UOR_Pequ_1.1, whole genome shotgun sequence contains these coding sequences:
- the endouc gene encoding uridylate-specific endoribonuclease C, with protein sequence MASGLCAVLLLGVFLSDLNASRLALNQELSNLFNELWRLDTNRMTPGVDYNISVQGRAGFVSQGSQVVLDHASLPLFSNVNEIKMRNTTTIFRLLKLLDNYERSTGVAERVTAEEQTETNLFLDAVLETEVMKHAHRYLVRKGQSSSNLRHFKSQLHLIWFHLYHRQRNTGPDSCGFEHVFVGEIKSSREITGFHNWIQFYMQEKGRVLDYKGYKAREHDLPDEDDHVVSLQFSWHSVLKPVGSSFIGTSPEFEMALFTVLFLMNTERSTTVLVNIDQCQTELVVIRHGRSLGTAYPRLRSSNGRHNRQHSQ encoded by the exons ATGGCTTCGGG GTTGTGTGCAGTCCTCCTCCTCGGAGTGTTTCTCAGTGACCTGAATGCATCCAG GTTGGCTTTAAACCAAGAACTTTCCAACCTTTTCAATGAGCTGTGGAGGCTGGATACCAATCGAATGACGCCTGGTGTAGACTACAACATCTCAGTTCAA GGCCGAGCAGGGTTCGTGAGCCAGGGCAGTCAAGTTGTACTAGATCATGCTTCTCTGCCTCTCTTCTCCAATGTCAACGAGATCAAGATGAGGAACACCACCACCATCTTCA GGCTTTTGAAACTGCTGGATAACTACGAGAGGTCAACTGGTGTGGCTGAGCGAGTCACAGCCGAGGAGCAGACTGAGACCAACCTCTTCTTGGATGCGGTCTTGGAGACAGAAGTCATGAAG CATGCTCACAGATATCTGGTGAGGAAAGGACAGTCTTCATCGAACTTGAGACACTTTAAGAGTCAGCTCCACCTGATCTGGTTTCACCTCTACCACAGACAGAGGAACACCGG CCCTGACTCCTGTGGCTTCGAACACGTGTTTGTTGGAGAGATCAAATCAAGCCGTGAGATCACAGGTTTCCATAACTGGATCCAGTTCTACATGCAGGAAAAGGGAAGAGTTCTGGACTACAAAGGCTACAAGGCGAGGGAGCACGACTTG CCCGACGAGGACGACCATGTCGTGAGCCTCCAGTTCAGTTGGCACAGCGTGCTGAAACCCGTGGGCAGCTCCTTCATCGGCACCAGCCCCGAGTTCGAGATGGCCCTCTTCACCGTCCTCTTCCTCATGAACACGGAGAGAAGCACCACAGTGCTGGTCAACATCGACCAGTGTCAGACGGAGCTGGTGGTCATCCGACACGGACGTTCCCTCGGCACGGCCTACCCCAGACTGCGCAGCAGCAACGGCAGACATAATAGACAGCACTCGCAATga